From Rutidosis leptorrhynchoides isolate AG116_Rl617_1_P2 chromosome 3, CSIRO_AGI_Rlap_v1, whole genome shotgun sequence, a single genomic window includes:
- the LOC139898488 gene encoding basic leucine zipper 9-like isoform X1 gives MDNFNHNKKQEPFNDSSMCNTTMSRTFSEYDIEEFFNQSDSDHRSHPPAGGIFSGADACSQDLTTQYRNPDNLNRFPNCGGMNGNPLWSQNHTPRNSCVTMTMDSQSSICAQSPTSDVKPNRRDNNVVTATSDDEQSDDDDTEIEAGQCEQSNDQMDVKRIKRMVSNRESARRSRKRKQAHLTDLEKQVEQLRGEYSTLFKQLTNASQQFKDASTNNRVLKSDVEALRAKVKLAEDMVARGSLTSSLSHLLQNHLATPQLFNGGQTISRMGNNVSPTITVRGDEHVTHSGLPIAGQHVLGGLGANHDMFNPNVVKNGINSDAGGCVSDIWPLDTHSTV, from the exons ATGGATAACTTTAATCACAACAAAAAACAAGAACCATTTAATGACTCTTCCATGTGTAACACCACCATGAGTAGAACCTTCTCTGAATATGATATTGAAGAGTTCTTTAACCAATCTGATTCCGATCACCGGAGTCATCCCCCTGCCGGTGGGATCTTTTCCGGCGCCGACGCTTGCTCTCAAGATCTCACTACTCAGTACAGAAATCCC GACAACTTAAATAGGTTTCCAAATTGTGGAGGAATGAACGGGAACCCGTTATGGTCTCAAAATCATACTCCGAGGAACTCTTGTGTTACGATGACTATGGATTCGCAGTCATCAATATGTG CTCAGAGTCCTACGTCTGATGTCAAACCAAATAGACGGGATAACAATGTGGTTACTGCAACCAGTGATGATGAACAGtctgatgatgatgatacagaGATTGAAGCCGGTCAATGTGAACAGAGCAATGATCAGATGGATGTTAAACGAATTAAAAG GATGGTTTCAAACAGAGAATCTGCTAGGCGTTCGAGAAAAAGAAAACAAGCACATTTAACTGATCTTGAGAAACAA GTTGAACAACTGCGAGGAGAATACTCAACTTTGTTCAAGCAACTCACGAATGCTAGCCAACAATTCAAAGACGCTTCAACCAACAACCGAGTGCTGAAATCAGATGTGGAAGCCTTGAGAGCTAAG GTAAAGCTGGCTGAAGATATGGTTGCTAGGGGCTCGTTAACATCTAGCCTTAGCCACCTTCTTCAGAACCATTTAGCGACTCCCCAACTATTCAACGGTGGTCAGACCATTTCTAGAATGGGCAACAACGTCTCACCAACCATAACGGTCCGTGGTGATGAACATGTGACCCACTCTGGCCTACCCATAGCAGGTCAACACGTGTTGGGCGGACTTGGTGCTAATCATGACATGTTTAATCCCAATGTTGTTAAGAATGGTATAAACAGTGATGCGGGTGGTTGCGTATCTGATATTTGGCCTTTGGATACTCATAGTACCGTTTGA
- the LOC139898488 gene encoding basic leucine zipper 9-like isoform X2, protein MNGNPLWSQNHTPRNSCVTMTMDSQSSICAQSPTSDVKPNRRDNNVVTATSDDEQSDDDDTEIEAGQCEQSNDQMDVKRIKRMVSNRESARRSRKRKQAHLTDLEKQVEQLRGEYSTLFKQLTNASQQFKDASTNNRVLKSDVEALRAKVKLAEDMVARGSLTSSLSHLLQNHLATPQLFNGGQTISRMGNNVSPTITVRGDEHVTHSGLPIAGQHVLGGLGANHDMFNPNVVKNGINSDAGGCVSDIWPLDTHSTV, encoded by the exons ATGAACGGGAACCCGTTATGGTCTCAAAATCATACTCCGAGGAACTCTTGTGTTACGATGACTATGGATTCGCAGTCATCAATATGTG CTCAGAGTCCTACGTCTGATGTCAAACCAAATAGACGGGATAACAATGTGGTTACTGCAACCAGTGATGATGAACAGtctgatgatgatgatacagaGATTGAAGCCGGTCAATGTGAACAGAGCAATGATCAGATGGATGTTAAACGAATTAAAAG GATGGTTTCAAACAGAGAATCTGCTAGGCGTTCGAGAAAAAGAAAACAAGCACATTTAACTGATCTTGAGAAACAA GTTGAACAACTGCGAGGAGAATACTCAACTTTGTTCAAGCAACTCACGAATGCTAGCCAACAATTCAAAGACGCTTCAACCAACAACCGAGTGCTGAAATCAGATGTGGAAGCCTTGAGAGCTAAG GTAAAGCTGGCTGAAGATATGGTTGCTAGGGGCTCGTTAACATCTAGCCTTAGCCACCTTCTTCAGAACCATTTAGCGACTCCCCAACTATTCAACGGTGGTCAGACCATTTCTAGAATGGGCAACAACGTCTCACCAACCATAACGGTCCGTGGTGATGAACATGTGACCCACTCTGGCCTACCCATAGCAGGTCAACACGTGTTGGGCGGACTTGGTGCTAATCATGACATGTTTAATCCCAATGTTGTTAAGAATGGTATAAACAGTGATGCGGGTGGTTGCGTATCTGATATTTGGCCTTTGGATACTCATAGTACCGTTTGA
- the LOC139902004 gene encoding uncharacterized protein has translation MREPTHHDIVRLYDAHERLHGFLRMMWSIDCMHWAWAKLSLAYRGQFTRGDHGYPTIMLEVVASYDNWILHAYFGVTDSNNDISALDNSDLFKSLLNEEMSDIPYIVNDVEYRRGYYLDDEIYPTWSAFVKSYSSIVDPTLAYFSKKQAGV, from the coding sequence atgagaGAGCCTACGCATCATGACATTGTACGTTTGTACGATGCTCATGAAAGGCTCCATGGATTCCTGAGAATGATGTGGAgcattgattgtatgcattgggcatgGGCAAAATTATCACTCGCATATAGAGGACAATTTACGAGGGGTGATCACGGCTATCCAACTATAATGCTTGAAGTCGTTGCCTCGTATGATAATTGGATTTTGCATGCTTACTTTGGTGTGACGGACTCAAACAACGACATCAGTGCTTTAGACAATAGTGATTTGTTCAAGTCATTGCTTAATGAGGAGATGTCTGACATTCCTTATATTGTAAACGACGTAGAATACAGAAGAGGGTACTATTTAGATGACGAGATTTACCCAACGTGGTCGGCATTCGTTAAGTCGTATTCAAGTATAGTTGATCCAACGCTTGCTTACTTTTCGAAGAAACAAGCTGGTGTTTGA